The Alnus glutinosa chromosome 7, dhAlnGlut1.1, whole genome shotgun sequence genome includes a region encoding these proteins:
- the LOC133873567 gene encoding protein BUD31 homolog 2, whose product MPKVKTNRVKYPDGWELIEPTIRELQAKMREAENDPHDGKRKCETLWPIFKIAHQKSRYIFDLYHRRKEISKELYEFCLDQGHADRNLIAKWKKPGYERLCCLRCIQPRDHNFATTCVCRVPKHLREEKVIECVHCGCGGCASGD is encoded by the exons ATGCCGAAGGTGAAAACAAACCGTGTTAAGTACCCAGATGGCTGGGAATTAATTGAGCCTACTATTCGTGAGCTGCAAGCAAAGATGAGAGAAG CTGAGAATGATCCTCATGATGGTAAGAGAAAATGTGAGACATTATGGcctatttttaaaatagcacATCAAAAGAGTCGCTACATTTTTGACCTTTACCACCGGAGGAAGGAAATATCCAAGGAGTTGTATGAGTTCTGCCTGGATCAAGGCCATGCTGACCGTAATCTAATTGCAAAGTGGAAAAAG CCGGGGTATGAACGTCTCTGCTGCTTACGATGCATTCAACCACGGGATCACAATTTTGCTACCACATGTGTGTGCCGAGTGCCAAAGCACCTGAGAGAGGAGAAAGTTATAGAGTGTGTCCATTGCGGTTGTGGGGGCTGTGCAAGTGGGGACTGA